The sequence AATATACTAAATGAACACTCCCATTGCATACAAGACATCAAATGCCTAGTTTACATGCTCCAAATTACATGTTAACATTCAGCACAACTTCTTTCAAAGATATTTCCCTGCAgtgttaaaaaaaacatttgttaatATAGTTTGTCCTCACCTTCCCCTCGTATGCAATTCCTGGTTTATATGCTTGGGGCACCTCCTCAAAACTGACAGTTATGATGACATTGGTGAAGCTTGCCTTGCCACTACCTTTAAGGATGACCCCTGGAGAGAACACAGGCAAGGGTCAGAGGTTAACAGTTCAGCATGTAAACACATCTACGTTCAAGATAAGGTTCTCCTACCCGTTCCATATTCCTCCATCTCAGTCTCCACTTCGAAGTCCCCAAAAGATTCACGTAGACGGAACCGGGTCAAGTCAATAATTTGGGTTGCACAACCAGTTTTGTCAGTCTAGGGAGAATGAGTACAGTTGTAGGTCAGCTTCGCGACAAAAACCTTAACATTTCGTCCACAGTGAGTGTTCTTCGTCAAAGAATTTGGCGTAACAATAAAAACACTTACTTTCATAAGATACAACTCGCAGATATTACTAGAATCATATAACCAGTGATATTGAATGACATTTCTGCAAACTTTCGCCGTGACAGACCCCACCACTGGTTTTCCATAAGTGTATCTAGAAATAAAGTCAGCAGAAGACAGACAAATTAACTGTTGCAAAAAAGTAGAAACAGCTTTGAACATGAGCAAGTAGCAAACATGGGACAGGATCTATAAAGTACAGTCTATGCAATAACCAAATTAAGGCTTAATATTCTGTCCATTAAGTGTCCCAGTTTACATCATCATCTTATTGTCTGTCATCTTATGCACTTACTTTCCACAAACTCTTAGTGTTGCTTGTTTGTCCAGAATAGTGATGGTTTGGGGTAGATAGACTTTGACCTCATATTTGGGTAAAACTATAAAAAATACATATCAATATTATTTCCTCATTGTCTGTTGAACTACACCAAAAACATAATCACAGACCACAATGGAATCAACATGTAAAAACAATAATCAGATTTGTTTTATCCCATACTTTTCTCTTTTTATCCCATGCCAATTTCCTCACCATATTCTTTGATGTCAAAGTTTTGGGAGGTTTGCTCTCCCTTCTCATTCCATGCAGTGATGATGTAACTTCCTTGTGTTGCCTCTGCGGACATGGGGTGGGACAGGTCCAGAATTCCACTCACTGTTGACTGGTTCAACCACTGAGCAATGCGGTTGGAGTTTGGGTCCTGTATACAGATTCATAATAGGTTGAAGGAATGTATTTTGTTATAGAGAGGAATTGTATAAATTCATGCCACAGTACATATTGGCAGGTAATATTTTTGAAGGGAGATCATGTCATTATTATTGCTCATGTTATATAGAGCTTTGGTTTTTAGTTGCAATGGATTTGAATGAGTCTCACCTGAAGCTCCACTGTTAGAAACTagaaaagagaaacaaaacaTTCAGCCCCCCAAAACATTCTCAAACTTTATTATTTCCCTAAATTGTTTTCACAGTAGGCCTAAAGGGAACTACTATCGTGTCAAAAAAATGGGTTTGAAGCAGTTTCACGACTTCCCAAAACAATTTCTACAGTACAGGCATCTTTATCTacagagttacagtagagagCAAATAAACTCTGACCACGTTTGCCGAGCCAGCTACACAGTCCGTCTGTCTCACCCAGACAACACTGAAAGAGTAACTTACCATCTGATTGAATGTCAAGAAACTGGCATCCAGCGAGACGATTCGGAACTTGACTGGAAAAACGGTAGAAACATTTGTCtatatagtgtacagtatatccatCCACCATTTCAGTAATGACCTTTCATCAAGCTTATGGCCTCACAAATATACTGTAAAGTACACAAACATTTCAGTGTTCATCAAAGATGATTTCTaactacctgtctgtccaggtttGTAGACTGGTTTGTCTGTCTGGAAAATGGTCAGGAATCTTTCAGGCTTGATAAGGATCTTGGTCTTATTACTCATCTCATCCTTCCTCCCCTTGATGCTGACATGGACAGTGGCCACACTTTCAGCCTTCACTGGGGGTACCTACAATACAAAGAACAGAAGCTTGTTAGATTGTCTACAATTGTCTAGCCCCTTAACCAAAGTATGGCTCTCTGACTGAGTAGCTTGAGAACAGAGGGCTTTTTGCTAAGTGGTAGATGTAGTAATCATACTTCGCTCTGCTGAGGTTAACTGCTATTGCCTTTCATAGGTTGGATCATTTTCCATACAACACCCAGCCTGTAATCCAAGTTGAATTCCACAAAACATGATTGACTACTCAGAATAAAATAATGAAGTGTTGAATGAATGTAGCTAGCTTGAGTCTAGTAAGAATAGTGTTCTTTAGATGATGGTAGAGGATGACCAGTACTAGTTTCCATAGTATTATAGAAGATCCTGATCTATAGCGCATCACATCGTTGTGGAACTTTGCAGTTAGAAATGTCATACATAGAGCTGGCTTGATACTttacatgtcagagaggcatgttgGTTCTACATGAAATATTTATATCAGAGCATTCCACAACGTTGTAGCCTGCTGAACGCAGCACAGTTGCAGCTGACCTGGAAGGAGATGCAGCGATAGAAGTCCTGTGTTACAGCTTCCTCCAGTAGAATGATGCTGCTGCCACCCTCCATCTCCAGCGTCACCTTCAACGACAGAGGCTCTGTGGCTTGGTGGACCTGAGCACAAAGTTTCTCTTTGGTCCCTCCTACCACCTCCGAGCTGACCGTCACCAGGTAAATCCTAAAAGGGGAAAGAATCAGCATGAATGCGGCTGTGGTAATAATACTTAAGTGGCAGTGTACTCAAACAGCTCTTTAGTTCCTTTGTAGCCTACTGATTTTTTAAAGTTGGGGATAAAGTGACCTTAATTGTCTCTGGCTATGTGCCCCACTCAGAGTCCAATGGAGGGCACAATTGATTCTGTTTTGTCTCATAACAAATGAAAAGCCTCACATGCAGAGAGATAGAGGTACTGTATGTATAACAGTGATGTCCTGTGGCCTTACCACTatctttttttgtattattattattcccAAATAGAGACAATTGCAAGCATCTATTAATTTATTAGTGCAATGAACATATAAAATGATATTTAATATGTTTAGAACTAAAATAATTATATTGTTCAGGTTGGCTATTCTACACCTGCACGTGCATAGCGTGCAGAATTCAGAGTATAATTAATTCCTACATTTGAAGTTGTATCCAGCCAGACATGTAAATAAAAATAGCTGATTGTGTGTTTAATCTACTGCTTTCTACATCAAATGTTTTGTAGCGTACTTACGATTTGAAGGTGCTCGATGTCGCGGTTTGTATAATCACTGATGTGATCAATACAAAGAAAAGTAAGTTGAGAGCCATGGCCATAGCTTCGGTACACAGTCGGTCTTCCTCCGCACTTCGAAATGctcccttctcttcctcgtcCAGGGAGATTGTCAGGAAAGCTGCACAAACGGTGCTATATATACCCAAATGCACCCTCTTGTGTCACTCCCTTCCAAATTGTTTGGAACACTGCAGCCACCTCCCGTTTCCTCCCAATTCCCGCTGAAGTTCTCAACTAGTCACAGCCCCCGACCAATGGGATGGTCAGAATGATGATGAAATCACCTCAGGCTATTTTGGCTGGAACACCTGAGAGAAGAAATACCTATGTAGCCTGGCTAACCTGTCGATTTAGTCCACCTGTCAATTTAGCCATTATTCATGTGAAAAGCCACCATAGCCTACAGCTTTCTGCTTTGACTGATAAAATGCAACATATTAGCTAACCAATAGCATATTTATTTCCCATTGTGTCAGCACTATGTTAATATCAACAGCCAAATATTGTCATCTAATCTAACAGTAAACCTAGTGGATTAATATACAACAACAAGAGTAATTTGAAACAATGGCAATTGTATGCTCCAATGCAGGGGGATTGTGCCTCTTGCTAttctcagtggtgtaaagtacttaagtaatactctcaagtatttttacttacgtagttttttggggtaactgtactttactattgatatttttgacaacttgtacttttactccactacattcctaaagaaaatgatgtgtttttacgccatacattttccctgacaccaaaaagtacAGGTTACAGTTTGAATGCTTAGGAGGACAGGAAAATtgcctaattcacacacttatcaagagaagaTACCTGCTCATCCCCATACTGCCTCTGatatggcggactcactaaacacatgcttcgtttgtaaatgatgtccgtaaattaaaaaacaagaaaatgatgctgtctggtttgctttatataaggaatttgaaatcatttatacttgtacttttacttttgatacttaagtatattttagcaattacatttacttttgatagttaagtatatttaaaaccaaatacttttaaccttttactcaagtagtattttactgagtgactttcactttactagtcattttctattaaggtatctttacttttactcaagcatgacaactgggtacttttccaccactggttattCTAAACATTTCTTTCTGGGTGCTGAAATTAGCCACATGTCAATGTGAACAGCCGTTATGCCATTATAATGTGGATATCAGGCCCCGTGTTCCCCCAGGAATGAAGAGGAGTAAGTTAATAATGTGGATATCATGGAGAGAGTTTTCCATAGGCCAACCATGGCTGATAAAAATAATATGAAGATGGTGAAactaaaacaatgacatttccTAAGGAAAATATGTATGCTTGCTAGTCTTGAAGTATTATGATTTAGTTTAGTTTACtaggatctccattagctgctGCACATGCAGTAGCCACTCTTACTGGGATCCACATAAAATACAGTCACATCTGAAATGTATtagcacccttgataaagatgagcaaaaaagactgtataaaataaataattaacacTGAGCTATAATGTATGCTCAATTTTTTTCTGAGAAAAAGATTTACTTTAACAGGTATTGCTTTTGAAATCTTAAAAAGATAGGTGtggccagtccttgcatccatagctctgtgtaTGGATGCAGAGAAGTTCTCAACTAGTCGCAGCCTTCTGACCAATGGGACAGTCAGAATGACGACCAAAATACCCCAGGCAATTTCTTTTGGACACATGTTGGCGGGAACACTTGAGAGAAGAAATACATGTTTAGCCTGGCTAACCTGTTGATTTAGCCCACCTGTCGATTTAGACATTAGCCATGAAAAAGCCACCATAGCCTACTGCTATGTGCTTGGAGGGATAAAATGCAACATATTAGCTCACCAATAGCATATTTATTTCCCATTGTGTGAGCAGGAAATGTCCTTTTCTAGTTTCACTATCCTCATATTATTTATATCAGCCATGGTTGGCCTATGCAAAACTCTCTCCATGATATCCACATTACTGACTATCAACAGCCAAATATTGTCATCAAATTTAACAGTAAACCTAGTGGATCAATATAGAACAACAAATGTAATTTCATACAATTGCAATTGTACGCTCCAATGCAGGAGGATTGGGCCTCTTGTTATTCTAAACATTTGGTTCTGGGTGCCGAGATTAGCCTCAGCAAACCAAAATGTGTTGTTAGGAATTATGTGGATATCAGGCCATGTTCCTTCAGGAACTAAGAAGATTAGGTAAATAATGTGGATGACATGTAGAGAGTTTTGCATAGGCAAACCATGGCTGATATAAATTATATGAAGACATTGTAAAACTAGAAACGCTGTATGCTTTCTAGTCTTGAAGTATTatggtttagtttagtttattaagatccccattagctgctgtaactcttcctggggtccaacataAAACTTAACATACAGTCACATCCAAAATTATTAGCACCCTTGATAAAGCAAAAAATActataaaataaattatacaaatactgagctgtatTTTATGaccacatttatatatatatatatatatatatatatatatatatatatatatatatatatatatatatatttatatattaaattatattatgttatACCAATACAATTTCCTGGTAATGGCTTAAactatctgtcacgccctgaccttagttttctatattttctgtattattttggtcaggtcagggtgtgacgagggtgggtatgtgtgttttggccttgtctagggtttttgtttatctatggggatttcgtatgtctaggtaatgtagatttatggtggcctgaattggttcacaatcagaggcagctgtttatcgttgtctctgattggggatcctatttaggttgccattatccatttaggttttgtgggtagttgtctatgtggagttgcatgtcagcactcgttctatttagcttcacgtttgttttttttgtttgttactttgttcgtttgttcagtgttcttccgttattaaaaggaagaatgtattcatatcacgctgcgccttggtctccccaatacgacgagcgtgacagaactacccaccaccaaaggaccaagcagcgtggaagagaggactggacatgggaggacatcctggacggcaagggatcctacacat comes from Salvelinus namaycush isolate Seneca chromosome 34, SaNama_1.0, whole genome shotgun sequence and encodes:
- the LOC120029190 gene encoding alpha-2-macroglobulin-like, with protein sequence MLILSPFRIYLVTVSSEVVGGTKEKLCAQVHQATEPLSLKVTLEMEGGSSIILLEEAVTQDFYRCISFQVPPVKAESVATVHVSIKGRKDEMSNKTKILIKPERFLTIFQTDKPVYKPGQTVKFRIVSLDASFLTFNQMFLTVELQDPNSNRIAQWLNQSTVSGILDLSHPMSAEATQGSYIITAWNEKGEQTSQNFDIKEYVLPKYEVKVYLPQTITILDKQATLRVCGKYTYGKPVVGSVTAKVCRNVIQYHWLYDSSNICELYLMKTDKTGCATQIIDLTRFRLRESFGDFEVETEMEEYGTGVILKGSGKASFTNVIITVSFEEVPQAYKPGIAYEGKIKVTGPDSSPIPNEPVYLFLQNSGNSENWTLTTDSKGIASFSLDTSLWSSDSVSLSARYQKVEEDYPYEQGVRRPLYTSAYHFAWKFYSKSKSFVKIMQGEGKFSCEKGGIVLAHYIIQGVKLKKGQTTLDFFYLVISRGSIQQHGRLPVAIKERKVNQGQLMLSLQRMPELTPFAQVVVYTVLPDGEAVADSRDFPIHLCLKNKVSLKFSSLQELPGEKTSLSLQAHPGSLCSLRAIDQSVLLLQPEQELSLDSVFSQLPVQKLSGYSYRVADPYPCLRYPPRFEEEMMMMRLPPVPKLV